One part of the Entelurus aequoreus isolate RoL-2023_Sb linkage group LG05, RoL_Eaeq_v1.1, whole genome shotgun sequence genome encodes these proteins:
- the LOC133650251 gene encoding uncharacterized protein LOC133650251 isoform X6 produces MYSAVSEHLSCLVCLSTFKNFQELKLHINANCHQQKMNEVFQKEPDGFYNKLPNIVIMDRDIRQNIHQRCIGVRLLTVCFTPSVAHVFYLCHSCKEMLRDTKILSHLTSVCHKFNYCNYIDPNRLGFSWIPNKDLWVDLPKHERSHQSGPIQMLDLPENLFGLYKTYTYSQVVHSLSEFDKLPKLLEVVKPKRVTMQEYQTDTHRRYPLLGMQHLVECICKGQTERTYYLCTLCKLTLAAHTVIKHILSFDHIYSFFKAWHPSTLVSNQCYRDYSEGFMSMMLNLAKQAEKLQGPARANMKRLSLEPDIFVSVNFHSYEDALNKLESIAKKKDGSSLKTCIKPAGKLDISAVPHTIRCQNCDYSFQLADLYFQHVQTEKHKTVMKKLWSQEQSTNACNHNAMATSAEDQKPHQDLFSERLLDSAADTSQVVICYSTEAKEATPICVCFVCEDAFPKSLLPNHLSSPKHLIQTLLYLNPLRLPFGWQEVPGQKFLKSMVAMEVSEREWCQKIIQVLDLPASVLSSLSSSSYKTVLERLKPDHAAVLQHKVAPCQVLSEHNNFPLLGCEFLVMHDSYDQSREVTVASCLLCRKRLSDTECFAHIFSSEHVKMFLGKFLPGSLTSSCDRTILLDLARKAAHLHGVSHIQKVKFKRPIKEPCDFYKDAKRKEDKGDFLPAVIPRQTLVPKETPISKNWKIATPPQKPPDNSQNKHLQKSVGSKSGTPDKGCIVKAAEVSKKTEEQTSKEKPKSSHIPAKVEPKQEQSEDVQMSASQGGNQKRLRMTQETIVLDNAIAHKRRRLNSNENASCEETLKMGTTTVKKEAVQTVISEAQQDIKQENTLKSEPQNAHVTFFVQPDPNITFKTTSGTKLTTLTKMTTSKLPTPAAGTFRFTTSQSTKLTDATALTANVHQTLPSSTMFTESKPNLRGHDSSSNNYPTSTLNGVKTNQSSVLATISKSIASTTKTSAPSTVCGAESTASAAASSKFTATATNTTKPTSKFTVATTSTTKPTTRCTTKPSRAVTTPSAMTTTSKSGTISKFTSLPTSCTITPNVTATTIMSATTYKCTAPASATKLTASIASCASTNSSSISKAPSTVFLSLHKAPKDRTETVVLSAEALPVHRSVQEVTCETAHRARRCSENTSCTRVNLGASSGENVHLKSTGGSNVEAQPSLQRCNPHAGPASTAKPLFCNVKPTGTVPKIGLSYIIVVTSDGRKQSYCTLCRIRLERSSHPMENIHQYNYVKLRFPELSDEQLAGINLEKFGVCMAEVEKCLGQRYIQTRKVTNGQYNELSGLPEAEALYRLENHFCVSSSSSSGTSLVLRRPFSSTSSQDVSSPEYDSQQDKFEDIMEADTENNKALHPTCFFLLEHALDMEAVHASDAVPFTDLDPTRATKSMMEIDTSGCRQQQEIAERDLTTEKRNLEGLNRNSPSILLQLDPLPATVTTEQHNLEEQRSLEDSNGHSPSVLLDLNPPPVSVTTEQRNLEGSNGHSPSVLLELSPPPASVTTEQQFLEGSNRRSPSALLELDPPRASDTKVCNPVGSCQNADRQTSMQKASKDPESNLGCSDPQVPVFSGKASNLSTFLWVRGPYNQPIVGLASVYECRGKAGDSLYLCESCSQKLSVSDICQHVFGREHQLKYILKNYPQFMDTFWDDKDLPEDKKIDLLKDVAHRVSQQEHFKKMDAKVCFLFQDLYDYVLTAPFSKALDALQNGKKQSLVCKPIVTSQLKGSQKSKEQIGHLNVSGVASAEPSHSAASMSLQHQENHRSSLSSPIPKTPVCQVKDELIPSEFRSPGPSGYISKSPPIFKVKDKLTLSSRSCVPPGVVSKTPPSFQVKDELTPSESKCPVTPGVLSKTPPSLQVKDELISSESRCHITCGAIAKTPRSFQVKDELIHSKSRRPVTPGVIFKTPPSLEVKDGLIPSKSRCPVTPHGVISKTPPSLQVKDELFTEGRVPVSADSLAKTPPIFHVKDEPSVSRSRSLSMSAPISRTPSGTQQAKDELVFSESRSPISGAPISKTLPQLKNEQMFAEPVVNRDLDKRFKTLPNAQVKDETMVSDCRSPANIGPVPKILPISQVKSELVLMACGSPVSAVPISKASPKVQQKSESTLSEFRSIPIVEKLSSSNSPITVGSAIRQDEYLLTRKRKGNQSLGELRTYTNKTQVDDPQPAKYTRNSIVHSLWDITPGVQEASVVNILKSDTKLDSKEHIAGITDNSVTKPSDTTSNMWCSMSVQTIATSFKSESRSSTSFKIKTNPSTTSEPYKQDSGHIEPGSPSQEHKFVREKPLALLEGFEYKNLLGDACVRTEPKFAPIPQSQGSTDRTEGSLHQSTVSANGVDMESNHELIDTIASPTETRLSDLGGCKSNPAAGCTVPNNDNTTCERLNPNEASKELPVQIYDFTIPLAMGWMNPQMQQWVEQQKQQQWVEQQKQQLWVEQQKQQQWVLQQQQLQQQQWVQQQQQQWELQQQQQQLQQQQQWVQQQLQQQQLVQQWVEQQQYST; encoded by the exons GCATGCAGCACCTTGTCGAATGCATTTGTAAGGGACAGACTGAGAGGACATACTACCTTTGCACCCTCTGCAAACTGACGCTGGCTGCCCACACCGTCATCAAACACATCCTTAGCTTTGACCACATCTATAGTTTCTTT AAAGCCTGGCACCCCTCCACTTTGGTGTCTAATCAGTGTTATCGGGACTACTCAGAGGGTTTCATGTCCATGATGCTAAATTTGGCAAAGCAGGCGGAGAAGCTTCAAGGACCTGCACGGGCCAACATGAAG CGACTGAGTCTGGAGCCTGATATTTTTGTATCAGTCAATTTCCACTCTTACGAAGATG CTTTGAACAAACTGGAGTCCATCGCAAAGAAAAAAGATGGAAGCAGCTTGAAAACATGCATCAAACCTGCGGGGAAATTGG ATATTTCTGCTGTGCCACACACCATACGTTGTCAG AACTGTGACTACTCATTTCAGTTAGCAGACCTTTATTTTCAGCACGTGCAAACTGAAAAACACAAAACA GTGATGAAAAAACTCTGGAGCCAGG AACAGAGCACCAACGCTTGCAACCACAATGCAATGGCTACAAGTGCAGAAG ATCAGAAACCCCATCAAGATTTATTCAGTGAACGCCTCCTGGACTCTGCTGCAG acacctcccaggtggtgatctGTTACAGCACAGAAGCAAAGGAGGCCACACCCATTTGTGTCTGTTTTGTTTGCGAAGATGCTTTTCCCAAGTCACTGCTTCCAAACCACTTGTCCTCACCAAAACACCTTATACAAACACTA ttgtATCTGAATCCCTTGCGACTGCCTTTTGGTTGGCAAGAAGTTCCAGGCCAGAAGTTCTTGAAATCAATGGTGGCGATGGAAGTGAGCGAAAGGGAATGGTGTCAGAAAATTATTCAG GTGCTGGATTTACCCGCCTCGGTCTTGAGTAGCCTCAGCTCGTCAAGTTACAAGACTG TGCTGGAAAGACTCAAGCCTGACCATGCAGCTGTCCTGCAACATAAGG TTGCGCCGTGCCAAGTGTTAAGCGAACACAACAATTTTCCACTGTTGG GGTGCGAGTTTCTGGTGATGCACGACTCCTACGACCAGTCCCGTGAAGTCACGGTGGCTTCGTGTCTGCTGTGCCGGAAGCGGCTGTCGGACACTGAAtgctttgctcacattttcagctcGGAACACGTCAAGATGTTTCTC GGGAAATTTCTCCCTGGTTCGCTGACCTCTTCTTGCGATAGGACGATACTGCTGGATCTGGCAAGGAAGGCCGCACACCTTCACGGTGTATCACATATACAG AAAGTGAAATTTAAGAGGCCCATCAAAGAACCTTGCGATTTCTACAAAG ATGCAAAGCGGAAGGAAGACAAAGGTGACTTTCTTCCTGCAGTCATACCGAGACAAACGTTGG TCCCTAAAGAAACTCCAATATCAAAGAACTGGAAGATTGCAACGCCTCCTCAAAAGCCTCCAGACAATAGTCAAAACAAACATTTGCAAAAGTCTGTAGGGAGCAAGTCTGGCACACCTGATAAAGGCTGCATTGTAAAAGCAGCAGAGGTTTCTAAGAAGACAGAGGAGCAAACAAGTAAGGAGAAGCCAAAAAGCTCCCACATCCCTGCTAAAGTGGAGCCAAAACAAGAACAGAGCGAAGATGTTCAGATGTCTGCAAGCCAAGGCGGTAACCAGAAAAGGCTGCGTATGACACAAGAGACAATAGTTCTTGACAATGCTATAGCCCATAAGAGACGACGTCTCAACTCCAACGAGAACGCATCATGTGAAGAAACGCTGAAGATGGGGACCACAACTGTCAAGAAGGAAGCAGTGCAAACTGTGATCAGTGAAG CCCAGCAGGATATTAAGCAGGAAAATACCCTGAAGTCTGAGCCTCAAAATGCCCATGTGACTTTCTTTGTTCAACCTGATCCCAACATTACATTTAAAACCACATCAGGCACCAAATTGACAACGTTGACCAAAATGACTACGTCCAAATTACCAACACCTGCAGCAGGTACATTTAGATTCACTACCAGCCAGTCAACCAAGTTGACAGACGCCACCGCATTGACTGCAAATGTCCACCAAACCTTACCCAGCTCCACTATGTTCACTGAAAGTAAGCCCAACTTGAGAGGACATGACTCCTCATCTAACAATTATCCCACAAGCACCCTTAATGGGGTAAAAACCAATCAGTCTTCTGTACTTGCAACCATCTCAAAATCTATTGCAAGCACCACTAAGACCTCAGCACCCAGCACCGTCTGTGGTGCCGAATCCACAGCATCTGCTGCAGCAAGCTCTAAATTTACTGCAACTGCCACTAATACCACCAAGCCTACATCTAAATTTACTGTGGCCACCACTAGCACTACAAAACCTACCACAAGATGTACTACAAAACCCTCAAGAGCTGTAACAACCCCCAGTGCAATGACAACCACCTCAAAGTCTGGGACAATTTCTAAATTTACATCGTTGCCCACTAGTTGTACAATAACACCCAATGTAACCGCAACCACCATCATGTCTGCAACAACTTATAAATGTACTGCACCGGCAAGCGCCACCAAATTGACAGCATCTATTGCCAGTTGTGCTTCAACAAATTCCAGCTCAATCTCTAAAgctccatccacagtgtttctaTCATTACACAAAGCACCAAAAGACAGAACAGAAACCGTGGTCTTATCAGCTGAAGCTCTACCAGTTCACAGGAGCGTGCAAGAAGTCACTTGCGAAACTGCACACAGGGCAAGGAGATGTTCAGAGAACACATCGTGCACCAGGGTCAATCTTGGAGCATCCTCTGGTGAGAATGTACATTTGAAGAGCACTGGGGGGTCTAATGTTGAAGCACAACCATCTCTTCAGAGGTGTAACCCCCATGCAGGACCTGCAAGCACAGCCAAGCCATTGTTTTGCAATGTGAAGCCAACTGGAACTGTTCCTAAAATTG GCTTAAGCTACATAATTGTAGTTACCAGTGATGGAAGGAAGCAATCCTATTGCACTCTGTGCCGCATTCGATTGGAACGGTCCAGTCACCCAATGGAAAACATTCACCAGTATAACTATGTG AAACTGAGGTTCCCAGAGTTGAGTGACGAGCAGCTGGCAGGCATCAACCTGGAGAAGTTTGGGGTCTGCATGGCTGAGGTGGAGAAGTGTTTGGGACAACGGTACATTCAG ACAAGAAAAGTGACAAATGGCCAATACAACGAGCTGTCCGGTCTTCCGGAGGCcgaag CTTTATACAGATTAGAGAATCACTTCTGCGTGTCATCATCTTCCAGTAGTGGCACTTCACTTGTTTTAAGACGACCGTTTTCATCCACCTCCTCACAGGACGTTTCAAGTCCTGAATATG ACAGTCAACAAGACAAGTTTGAGGACATAATGGAGGCCGACACTGAAAACAACAAAGCCCTACATCCTA catgtttttttttattagaacaTGCATTAGACATGGAAGCTGTACATGCCAGTGATGCTGTTCCATTCACTGACCTGGACCCCACTCGTGCAACCAAATCAATGATGGAAATAGATACATCTGGGTGCAGACAACAGCAGGAGATTGCAGAGCGAGATT TGACCACAGAAAAGCGGAATCTAGAAGGCTTGAATAGGAACTCACCATCAATATTGCTGCAACTGGACCCTCTTCCTGCTACAGTGACCACAGAACAGCACAATCTTGAAG AACAGCGGAGTCTAGAAGACTCAAATGGGCACTCACCATCTGTGTTGCTGGATCTTAACCCTCCTCCTGTTTCGGTGACCACAGAACAGCGGAATCTAGAAGGCTCGAATGGGCACTCACCATCTGTGTTGCTTGAACTAAGCCCGCCTCCTGCTTCAGTGACTACAGAACAGCAGTTTCTAGAAGGCTCTAATAGGCGCTCACCATCAGCGTTGCTGGAACTGGACCCACCTCGTGCTTCAGACACAAAAGTGTGCAATCCAGTTGGAAGCTGTCAGAATGCTGATAGACAGACTAGTATGCAGAAAGCATCAAAAGACCCAGAAAGTAACCTGGGATGCTCTGATCCTCAAGTGCCCGTGTTTTCAG GCAAAGCAAGTAACTTGAGTACATTTTTGTGGGTGAGGGGACCGTACAACCAGCCAATCGTAG GTCTGGCGTCTGTGTACGAGTGTCGTGGAAAGGCTGGAGATTCGCTCTACTTGTGCGAGAGTTGCAGTCAGAAACTCTCAGTTAGTGACATCTGCCAGCATGTATTTGGCAGAGAGCACCAGCTGAAATACATT CTAAAGAATTATCCTCAGTTTATGGACACATTTTGGGATGACAAGGATCTGCCAGAGGACAAAAAAATTGATCTCCTAAAGGACGTAGCACACAGAGTCTCCCAACAAGAGCATTTTAAGAAGATGGATGCAAAG GTGTGCTTTCTCTTTCAAGACCTGTATGACTATGTTTTAACAGCTCCATTCAGTAAAG CTCTTGATGCGCTACAGAacgggaagaagcagagtttggtATGTAAGCCCATCGTCACATCGCAACTAAAGG GGAGCCAAAAATCAAAAGAACAGATCGGACATTTGAATGTGAGTGGAGTTGCTTCTGCTGAGCCTTCGCACTCTGCAGCTAGCATGTCCCTCCAACATCAAGAGAACCACAGAAGCTCTCTTTCAAGTCCTATCCCCAAAACACCTGTTTGTCAAGTAAAAGATGAACTGATTCCCTCAGAGTTCAGATCACCGGGACCCTCCGGTTATATTTCCAAGTCACCTCCAATTTTTAAAGTGAAGGATAAACTGACGCTCTCATCTAGATCTTGTGTACCTCCTGGTGTTGTCTCCAAGACACCACCTAGTTTTCAAGTGAAAGATGAACTGACACCTTCTGAGTCCAAATGTCCTGTAACTCCAGGTGTTCTGTCCAAGACGCCACCTAGTTTGCAAGTGAAAGATGAACTGATATCCTCAGAGTCCAGATGTCATATAACTTGTGGTGCTATCGCCAAGACACCACGTAGTTTTCAAGTAAAAGATGAACTGATACATTCTAAGTCCAGACGTCCTGTAACTCCTGGTGTTATCTTCAAGACGCCACCTAGTTTGGAAGTGAAAGATGGACTGATACCTTCTAAGTCCAGATGTCCTGTAACTCCTCATGGTGTTATCTCCAAGACACCACCTAGTTTGCAAGTGAAAGATGAACTCTTTACAGAAGGCAGAGTGCCTGTATCTGCGGATTCTCTTGCAAAAACGCCACCCATTTTTCACGTGAAAGATGAACCCAGTGTGTCGCGGTCTAGATCCCTTTCAATGTCTGCACCTATCTCAAGAACACCGTCTGGTACTCAACAAGCTAAAGATGAATTGGTATTCTCTGAGTCCAGATCACCTATAAGTGGTGCTCCCATCTCCAAGACACTGCCTCAACTGAAAAATGAACAGATGTTCGCAGAACCAGTAGTTAATAGAGATCTGGACAAGCGCTTCAAAACGCTACCTAATGCTCAAGTGAAAGATGAAACTATGGTATCAGATTGCAGATCGCCTGCAAATATTGGTCCTGTGCCCAAGATTCTGCCTATTTCTCAAGTTAAAAGTGAATTGGTACTCATGGCCTGTGGATCTCCTGTAAGTGCTGTTCCCATCTCAAAGGCATCTCCAAAAGTCCAACAGAAATCGGAATCGACACTCTCAGAATTCAGATCTATTCCCATTGTTGAGAAACTGTCAAGCTCAAATTCCCCCATAACTGTCGGTTCAGCAATTCGTCAAGATGAATACCTTCTTACCAGGAAGAGAAAAGGTAATCAATCTCTCGGTGAACTCAGAACGTATACCAATAAAACCCAAGTTGATGATCCTCAGCCAGCCAAATACACACGCAACAGCATTGTTCACTCTTTGTGGGATATTACTCCTGGTGTTCAAGAGGCCTCTGTGGTAAACATCCTGAAATCGGACACAAAATTGGACTCTAAGGAACACATTGCTGGTATTACTGACAATTCTGTTACCAAACCTTCTGACACTACATCAAATATGTGGTGCTCAATGTCTGTGCAGACTATTGCCACAAGTTTCAAATCTGAAAGTAGGAGTTCAACAAGTTTTAAGATTAAAACTAATCCGTCCACAACATCTGAGCCGTACAAACAGGACAGCGGACATATCGAGCCAGGTAGTCCATCACAGGAGCATAAGTTTGTACGAGAAAAACCTTTGGCCTTACTGGAAGGTTTTGAATACAAGAACCTGTTGGGTGACGCTTGTGTGAGGACCGAACCAAAGTTTGCTCCGATACCACAGTCTCAAGGCAGTACGGATCGCACAGAGGGTTCCCTGCATCAAAGTACAGTTTCGGCAAATGGTGTGGATATGGAGTCAAACCATGAGCTCATTGATACTATAGCAAGTCCTACTGAAACTCGGCTGTCAGATTTGGGTGGTTGCAAATCAAATCCTGCTGCAGGGTGCACTGTGCCTAATAACGATAACACAACATGTGAAAGACTAAATCCTAATGAAGCATCAAAAGAACTGCCGGTCCAGATCTACGACTTTACCATACCCCTGGCAATGGGGTGGATGAACCCACAAATGCAGCAGTGGGTGGAGCAGCAAAAGCAACAGCAGTGGGTGGAGCAGCAAAAGCAACAGCTGTGGGTGGAGCAGCAAAAACAACAGCAGTGGGTGCTGCAGCAGCAGCAACTACAGCAACAGCAGTGGGTGCAGCAGCAACAACAGCAGTGGgagctgcagcagcagcagcagcaactacAACAGCAACAGCAGTGGGTGCAGCAGCAACTACAACAACAGCAGTTGGTGCAGCAGTGGGTGGAGCAGCAGCAGTACTCGACCTGA